In a single window of the Streptomyces sp. NBC_00285 genome:
- a CDS encoding ATP-binding protein, which translates to MKIAFVGKGGSGKTTLSSLLIRHLATTGAPVIAVDADINQHLGPALGLDDAEAAALPALGDRLPLIKEYLRGSNPRIASAAEMIKTTPPGEGSRLLRVREDNPLYDACARPVELDGDVVRLMVTGPFTDADLGVACYHSKTGAVELCLNHLVDGRGEYVVVDMTAGSDSFASGMFTRFDITFLVVEPTRKGVSVYRQYKEYARDFGVTLRVVGNKVQGQDDLDFLRAEVGDDLLVTLGHSDWVRALEKGRPPRFALLEDVNRRALHRLRTAVDATYDLRDWERYTRQMVHFHLKNAESWGNERTGADLAAQIDPSFVLGESAVTAATV; encoded by the coding sequence ATGAAAATTGCTTTCGTCGGGAAGGGCGGCAGCGGCAAGACCACCCTGTCCTCCCTGCTCATCCGCCATCTCGCGACCACCGGAGCACCGGTGATCGCCGTCGATGCCGACATCAACCAGCATCTGGGACCGGCGCTCGGCCTGGACGACGCGGAGGCTGCCGCGCTGCCCGCGCTGGGCGACCGACTGCCGCTGATCAAGGAGTACCTGCGCGGCAGCAACCCGCGGATCGCCTCCGCCGCGGAGATGATCAAGACCACTCCGCCCGGCGAGGGCTCGCGGCTGCTGCGGGTGCGCGAGGACAACCCGCTGTACGACGCCTGCGCCCGGCCGGTGGAACTCGACGGCGACGTGGTCCGTTTGATGGTCACCGGCCCCTTCACGGACGCCGACCTGGGGGTCGCCTGCTACCACTCCAAGACCGGAGCGGTGGAGCTGTGCCTGAACCACCTGGTGGACGGGCGGGGTGAGTACGTCGTGGTGGACATGACGGCGGGCTCCGACTCCTTCGCCTCCGGCATGTTCACCCGCTTCGACATCACGTTCCTCGTCGTCGAGCCGACCCGGAAGGGGGTCTCCGTCTATCGCCAGTACAAGGAGTACGCCCGCGACTTCGGCGTCACCCTGCGAGTCGTCGGCAACAAGGTGCAGGGCCAGGACGACCTCGACTTCCTCCGCGCCGAGGTCGGGGACGACCTGCTGGTGACGCTCGGGCACTCCGACTGGGTACGCGCCCTGGAGAAGGGGCGGCCGCCCCGGTTCGCTCTCCTGGAGGACGTCAACCGCCGCGCCCTGCACAGGTTGCGGACGGCTGTCGACGCGACGTACGACCTGCGGGACTGGGAGCGCTACACCCGGCAGATGGTGCACTTCCATCTGAAGAACGCCGAGTCCTGGGGCAACGAGCGCACGGGGGCCGACCTGGCGGCGCAGATCGACCCCTCGTTCGTGCTCGGCGAGAGCGCGGTGACGGCAGCGACCGTCTGA
- a CDS encoding oxidoreductase translates to MSTTGATADPLAALGSLPGVAESVESVRKSVDRVYGHRVMRRRSNEITSEAALRGARGSAALSGADWALEEVRRRSDFGVDDEARVMGAALRLTAEAGQLLSIWRQSPLRVLARLHLVAAATDGEEVGRPRQAGEAVQEPLIELSPPGAAEVSVRLEGLSELIIAGGSAPALVTAAVVQGELLALRPFVSYNGLVARAAARVVLVGSGLDPKSVCPAEVGHAELGRAAYLAALDGYVSGTPEGMAAWIAHCGRAIELGARESTAVCEALQRGAA, encoded by the coding sequence ATGAGTACGACAGGCGCGACCGCCGATCCGCTCGCGGCCCTGGGCTCGCTGCCCGGCGTGGCCGAGTCCGTGGAGTCCGTGCGCAAGTCCGTGGACCGGGTCTACGGACACCGTGTCATGCGGCGCCGCAGCAACGAGATCACCTCAGAGGCGGCCCTGCGCGGAGCCCGCGGCTCAGCCGCGCTGTCCGGTGCGGACTGGGCCCTCGAAGAGGTGCGCCGGCGTTCGGACTTCGGTGTCGACGACGAGGCACGGGTCATGGGTGCGGCTCTGAGGTTGACCGCCGAGGCCGGCCAACTGCTGTCCATCTGGCGGCAGTCACCCCTGCGCGTGCTGGCCCGGCTGCACCTGGTGGCCGCGGCCACCGACGGGGAGGAGGTCGGGCGTCCGCGTCAGGCGGGTGAGGCCGTCCAGGAGCCACTCATCGAGCTGTCACCGCCGGGCGCGGCAGAGGTCTCGGTCCGGCTGGAGGGGCTGTCCGAGCTGATCATCGCGGGCGGCTCCGCCCCCGCCCTGGTCACGGCAGCCGTCGTACAGGGAGAACTGCTCGCCCTGAGGCCCTTCGTCTCGTACAACGGCCTGGTCGCGCGTGCGGCGGCGCGGGTCGTCCTGGTCGGCAGCGGCCTCGACCCGAAGTCGGTCTGCCCGGCTGAGGTCGGTCACGCCGAACTGGGCCGCGCGGCCTATCTGGCGGCACTGGACGGATACGTCTCCGGCACCCCCGAGGGCATGGCCGCCTGGATCGCCCACTGCGGCAGGGCGATCGAACTGGGAGCCCGCGAGTCGACCGCGGTGTGCGAGGCGCTCCAGCGCGGGGCGGCGTAA
- a CDS encoding HAD family hydrolase has protein sequence MLGVVDNHSMPRTAAFFDLDKTVIAKSSTLTFGKSFYQGGLINRRAALRTAYAQFVFLVGGMDHDQMERTREYLSALVRGWNVQQVKEIVAETLHDLIDPIIYDEAASLIEEHHTAGRDVVIVSTSGAEVVEPIGELLGADRVVATRMVVGEDGCYTGEVEYYAYGPTKAEAVKELAESEGYDLERCYAYSDSATDLPMLKAVGHPHAVNPDRTLRREAFARGWPILDFHRPVRLKQRLPGFAVPPRPALVAVAAIGAAAATAGLVWYANRRRSPVA, from the coding sequence ATGCTCGGGGTCGTGGATAACCACTCGATGCCCCGCACAGCCGCCTTCTTTGACCTGGACAAGACGGTCATTGCGAAGTCGAGCACGCTCACGTTCGGCAAGTCGTTCTACCAAGGCGGCCTGATCAACCGCAGGGCCGCCTTGCGGACCGCCTATGCCCAGTTCGTCTTCCTCGTCGGCGGTATGGACCACGACCAGATGGAGCGCACCCGCGAGTACCTCTCCGCGCTCGTGCGCGGCTGGAACGTCCAGCAGGTCAAGGAGATCGTGGCCGAAACGCTCCATGACCTGATCGACCCGATCATCTACGACGAGGCCGCCTCCCTCATCGAGGAGCACCACACCGCCGGACGCGACGTGGTCATCGTCTCCACCTCCGGCGCCGAGGTGGTCGAGCCGATCGGTGAACTCCTCGGCGCGGACCGTGTGGTGGCCACCCGCATGGTCGTCGGCGAGGACGGCTGCTACACGGGTGAGGTGGAGTACTACGCGTACGGCCCGACGAAGGCCGAGGCGGTCAAGGAGCTGGCGGAGTCCGAGGGGTACGACCTGGAGCGCTGTTACGCCTACAGCGACTCGGCGACCGACCTGCCGATGCTCAAGGCCGTGGGCCACCCGCACGCGGTCAACCCCGACCGGACGCTGCGCCGCGAGGCCTTCGCGCGCGGATGGCCGATTCTGGATTTCCATCGGCCGGTCCGACTCAAGCAGCGACTGCCCGGATTCGCGGTACCGCCCCGGCCGGCGCTCGTCGCGGTCGCCGCGATAGGAGCCGCGGCAGCCACGGCGGGCCTCGTCTGGTACGCGAATCGGCGCCGGTCGCCGGTGGCCTGA
- the ssd gene encoding septum site-determining protein Ssd, whose translation MRTVAAAVTHDPPPAAGGRQGQPLIITEDEDLLDDLLRLCAAAGAKPEVHHGMPERRGSWEAAPLVLVGDDAARRVRGTARRRGVVLVGRDQDDSGVWKRAVEIGADHVLVLPDGEQWLVDRIADVAEGVGRPALTVGVIGGRGGAGASTLACALAVTSAREGLRTLLVDADPLGGGLDVLLGGESTEGLRWPAFAASRGRVGGGALEESLPRLHSLRVLSWDRGDRITVPPPAVRAVLAAARRRGGTVVVDLPRRLDDGVAEALAQLDLGILVVPAELRAIAAAGRVASAVGMVLRDLRVAVRGPYAPGLDDREVARLLGLPLVGEVPVESVLQRPQGSEAPPGAAVRGPLARFCKEFWEQALTEARVA comes from the coding sequence ATGAGGACCGTGGCCGCAGCCGTCACACACGATCCACCGCCCGCCGCCGGAGGGCGGCAGGGGCAGCCGTTGATCATCACCGAGGACGAGGATCTGCTGGACGACCTGCTACGCCTGTGCGCGGCGGCCGGGGCGAAACCCGAGGTCCATCACGGGATGCCGGAGCGCAGAGGCAGCTGGGAGGCCGCCCCGCTCGTCCTGGTCGGCGACGATGCCGCCCGGCGTGTGCGCGGGACCGCCCGTCGGCGCGGAGTGGTGCTCGTGGGCCGGGACCAGGACGACTCCGGGGTGTGGAAACGGGCCGTCGAGATCGGCGCCGACCATGTACTCGTGCTCCCCGACGGCGAGCAATGGCTGGTCGACCGCATCGCCGATGTCGCCGAGGGCGTCGGCCGACCCGCCCTCACCGTCGGCGTCATCGGCGGCCGGGGCGGAGCCGGAGCCTCCACGCTCGCGTGTGCCCTCGCCGTCACCTCCGCGCGTGAAGGTCTGCGCACGCTCCTCGTGGACGCGGATCCACTGGGCGGCGGACTCGACGTACTCCTCGGCGGCGAGAGCACCGAGGGGTTGCGGTGGCCCGCGTTCGCCGCCTCGCGCGGACGGGTCGGAGGCGGCGCCCTGGAGGAGTCGCTGCCGCGGCTGCACTCGCTGCGGGTGCTGAGCTGGGACCGCGGCGACCGCATCACTGTCCCGCCGCCTGCCGTACGTGCGGTGCTCGCCGCGGCCCGGCGCCGGGGCGGCACCGTCGTCGTCGACCTGCCGCGCCGCCTCGACGACGGGGTCGCCGAGGCTCTCGCCCAGCTCGACCTCGGCATCCTCGTGGTCCCCGCCGAACTGCGTGCCATCGCTGCGGCGGGCCGCGTGGCCTCCGCCGTCGGCATGGTCCTGCGGGACCTGCGGGTGGCGGTACGGGGCCCGTACGCACCTGGCCTGGACGACCGCGAGGTGGCCCGGTTGCTGGGCCTGCCGCTGGTGGGCGAGGTGCCGGTCGAGTCGGTGCTTCAGCGGCCGCAGGGGAGCGAGGCGCCGCCGGGAGCGGCTGTCCGGGGGCCGCTGGCCCGCTTCTGCAAGGAGTTCTGGGAGCAGGCCCTGACGGAGGCGAGGGTGGCATGA
- a CDS encoding tyrosine-type recombinase/integrase yields the protein MRDGRTLERDLKTFVLPEIGRLQTTGDVWEPYRLIDPDGHRVEPVAIYFKDLLTADSPATTLYSYGNDLLRWWRFLWAHDIAWDRAVREDARDFALWMQLADKPVRVHWRHRGKDPAEIPGRKIPALAPGTPNPVTGKPTIGKKYAPATRAHCETVLRTFYDFHLDLNSGQLLVNPFPLDRNRRKGRPHAHHNPAEEFKRERTGRYRPTVPNRIPRRIPDDEYAKVFAGLRSHRDRALLAFWVSTAARSEELLTATGRDALPGQQLIGVIRKGTRDYQQLPASPDAFVWLRLYQEEAWRNGVPRGRNQPLWWTLRRPWRPLNYDAARAMFNRAVELLGANWTLHDLRHTATYRMTEDPKMSLTYVQHILGHKDQSTLQKYLRPSRDEVISAGLAHHARQEAKKNAAPPAPIAPAYNEDSMNTLFGGLVA from the coding sequence GTGCGTGACGGAAGAACACTTGAACGAGATCTGAAGACCTTCGTGCTGCCCGAGATCGGACGATTGCAAACGACAGGGGACGTCTGGGAGCCATACCGGCTCATCGACCCGGACGGGCATCGTGTCGAGCCGGTCGCGATCTACTTCAAGGACCTGCTGACCGCAGACAGCCCTGCCACCACCCTGTATTCGTACGGAAACGACCTGCTCCGGTGGTGGCGATTCCTGTGGGCCCACGACATCGCGTGGGACCGCGCCGTACGTGAGGATGCCCGGGACTTCGCGCTGTGGATGCAGCTCGCAGACAAGCCGGTACGGGTGCACTGGCGGCACCGCGGCAAGGACCCAGCCGAGATACCCGGGCGCAAGATCCCGGCCCTCGCACCTGGAACGCCGAACCCGGTGACCGGGAAGCCGACCATCGGCAAGAAGTACGCGCCCGCCACCCGGGCCCACTGCGAGACCGTCCTCCGGACCTTCTACGACTTCCATCTCGACCTCAACAGCGGCCAGTTGCTGGTCAATCCGTTCCCGCTGGACCGCAACCGCCGCAAGGGACGGCCACACGCCCACCACAACCCGGCCGAGGAGTTCAAGCGCGAGCGGACCGGCCGCTACCGGCCGACCGTCCCGAACCGGATCCCCCGCCGGATACCGGACGACGAGTACGCCAAGGTCTTCGCTGGCCTGCGCTCGCACCGGGACCGCGCCCTGCTCGCCTTCTGGGTCTCAACCGCCGCCCGCTCGGAAGAGTTGCTGACCGCGACCGGCCGCGACGCCCTGCCCGGCCAGCAACTCATCGGCGTGATCCGCAAAGGCACCCGGGACTACCAGCAACTGCCCGCGTCTCCCGACGCGTTCGTCTGGCTCCGCCTCTACCAGGAAGAAGCCTGGCGCAACGGGGTCCCGCGGGGCCGCAACCAGCCCCTCTGGTGGACCTTGCGACGCCCTTGGCGGCCACTGAACTACGACGCCGCCCGCGCCATGTTCAACCGAGCGGTCGAGCTCCTGGGGGCCAACTGGACACTCCATGACCTGCGGCACACCGCGACCTACCGCATGACCGAGGACCCCAAGATGTCGCTGACCTACGTCCAGCACATCCTTGGCCACAAGGATCAGAGCACCCTCCAGAAGTACCTTCGCCCGAGCCGGGACGAGGTCATCTCTGCAGGGCTGGCCCACCATGCCCGGCAGGAGGCGAAGAAGAACGCCGCGCCGCCGGCCCCCATCGCCCCCGCCTACAACGAGGACTCCATGAACACCCTCTTCGGAGGGCTCGTCGCATGA